A section of the Lepus europaeus isolate LE1 chromosome 19, mLepTim1.pri, whole genome shotgun sequence genome encodes:
- the LENG9 gene encoding leukocyte receptor cluster member 9, producing the protein MAAASAEPAPPACRFFLEGRCRFGARCRQPHPGAPAPPSREPQPGAEAGAKKPPMRTAAAVVQRIRWDPRLDPADFTVGYADRFLGVREEPFTAFCWDEPLAALGPGVLAVPQHRVRYFRFRGRTVWDRASRTDLVFGSGAAAGRGPTILDALDAGGDERDGGGAQDGGGAHEDGDEHEGTDAQDGGGARGGTDAQDGGGAHGGTDAQDGGGARQNTDAKDGANGNEDGDEHEGTDAQDSGGARGGTDAQDGGGAHEDGDEHEGTDAQDGGGAHGGTDAQDGGGARQNTDAKDGANGNEDEDEHEGTDAQDGGGARAALNKQRPATGPAGPEAQVAQGGGSRKPAWTGLGPGRVHDPGTQAQTPTAELPGLEETQAPAAQGWGSAAWLVDVGDTGGDTGVGRAAAPRQPRPTHFVALMVTEPRLQNAVAEAQQQLVQVAPSCAPFLVPTQALHLTVVLLRLVGTGEEAAATDALRRALAAPGLQAPPQLTFGDPVLLGHHVLCALPDPPMDSMAQALSRRLEAEGLRVLQPPGGLRPHLTLAKVPRGSSARLPLAGRGCSLSRELWSGALRKLCLCRMGRAGGAYQPLAEIPLG; encoded by the coding sequence ATGGCGGCGGCCTCCGCCGAGCCCGCGCCGCCCGCCTGCCGCTTCTTCCTGGAGGGCCGCTGCCGCTTCGGCGCCCGCTGCCGCCAGCCGCACCCCGGCGCGCCGGCGCCGCCCAGCCGCGAGCCGCAGCCCGGGGCCGAGGCCGGGGCCAAGAAGCCGCCCATGCGCACGGCCGCGGCCGTCGTCCAGCGCATCCGCTGGGACCCGCGCCTCGACCCCGCCGACTTCACGGTGGGCTACGCCGACCGCTTCCTGGGCGTGCGCGAGGAGCCCTTCACCGCCTTCTGCTGGGACGAGCCGCTGGCCGCGCTCGGGCCGGGCGTGCTGGCCGTGCCGCAGCACCGCGTGCGCTACTTCCGCTTCCGCGGCCGCACCGTGTGGGACCGCGCCTCGCGCACCGACCTGGTGTTCGGCTCCGGCGCGGCGGCCGGCCGCGGGCCCACCATCCTCGACGCGCTGGACGCCGGCGGGGACGAGCGCGACGGCGGGGGCGCCCAGGACGGCGGGGGCGCGCACGAAGACGGGGACGAGCATGAAGGAACAGACGCCCAGGACGGCGGGGGCGCGCGCGGAGGCACGGACGCCCAAGACGGCGGGGGCGCGCACGGAGGCACGGACGCCCAGGACGGCGGGGGAGCGCGGCAGAACACAGACGCCAAGGACGGCGCGAACGGGAACGAAGACGGGGACGAGCATGAAGGCACGGACGCCCAGGACAGCGGGGGCGCGCGCGGAGGCACGGACGCCCAGGACGGCGGGGGCGCGCACGAAGACGGGGACGAGCATGAAGGCACGGACGCCCAAGACGGCGGGGGCGCGCACGGAGGCACGGACGCCCAGGACGGCGGGGGAGCGCGGCAGAACACAGACGCCAAGGACGGCGCGAACGGGAACGAAGACGAGGACGAGCATGAAGGCACGGACGCCCAGGACGGCGGGGGCGCGCGGGCGGCCCTGAACAAACAGAGGCCCGCCACTGGTCCTGCGGGACCGGAGGCCCAGGTTGCCCAGGGCGGAGGGAGTAGAAAGCCAGCATGGACAGGGCTCGGGCCGGGCAGGGTTCACGACCCCGGAACCCAAGCTCAGACACCGACCGCGGAGCTCCCAGGCCTGGAGGAGACGCAGGCCCCGGCAGCCCAGGGGTGGGGCTCGGCGGCCTGGCTCGTGGATGTCGGAGACACGGGTGGAGACACCGGTGTGGGAAGGGCGGCAGCGCCTCGTCAGCCCCGCCCCACGCACTTCGTGGCCCTCATGGTGACCgagcccaggctacagaacgcggTGGCCGAGGCCCAGCAGCAGCTGGTCCAAGTGGCCCCGTCCTGCGCCCCATTCCTGGTGCCCACACAGGCCCTGCACCTGACCGTGGTCCTACTGCGACTGGTGGGCACCGGGGAGGAAGCGGCGGCGACCGACGCTCTGAGACGGGCGCTGGCGGCCCCAGGCCTTCAGGCACCGCCACAGCTGACGTTTGGCGACCCGGTGCTCCTGGGCCACCATGTGCTCTGTGCCCTGCCCGACCCCCCCATGGACAGCATGGCGCAAGCTCTGAGCCGGAGGCTGGAGGCCGAGGGGCTTCGGGTACTGCAGCCTCCCGGCGGCCTGCGCCCCCACCTCACTCTAGCCAAGGTACCCCGCGGGTCCAGCGCCCGCCTCCCGCTCGCGGGGCGCGGCTGCAGCCTGAGCCGGGAGCTGTGGAGCGGGGCCCTGCGGAAACTCTGCCTGTGCCGCATGGGCAGGGCGGGGGGCGCCTACCAGCCCCTGGCTGAGATCCCCCTCGGCTGA